From a single Pseudalkalibacillus hwajinpoensis genomic region:
- a CDS encoding ABC transporter ATP-binding protein has protein sequence METYPIQAEVTQRIGKVTILNHIQLSLKKGEIFGLLGPSGSGKTTFIKLLCGIDEASEGTVRVFDELMPALHLMKRIGYMAQSDALYTELTAKENLEFFASLSGVKRLQLKERIRSVMQLVDLEQDIHKKVEQYSGGMKRRLSLAIALLHQPDILLLDEPTVGIDPALRQRIWSTFEDLRRKGVLILVTTHVMDEAERCSRLGMIRNGRLIAVGTPEEIKARTESHTIEQAFLSYGGE, from the coding sequence ATGGAGACATATCCTATTCAAGCAGAAGTAACGCAGCGCATTGGGAAAGTGACGATCCTGAATCATATCCAATTGTCATTAAAGAAAGGTGAAATTTTCGGTCTGCTTGGTCCTTCTGGTTCAGGTAAGACTACATTTATTAAACTTCTTTGTGGGATTGATGAAGCGTCTGAGGGAACCGTTCGAGTATTCGATGAGCTAATGCCAGCTCTTCATTTAATGAAGAGGATCGGTTATATGGCACAATCAGATGCGCTTTACACTGAATTAACCGCTAAAGAGAATTTAGAATTCTTTGCAAGTTTAAGTGGGGTGAAGAGGCTTCAACTAAAAGAAAGAATTCGGTCGGTCATGCAACTCGTAGACCTTGAGCAAGACATTCATAAAAAGGTGGAACAATATTCAGGTGGAATGAAACGGAGGCTGTCGCTTGCAATAGCTCTGTTGCATCAACCAGATATTCTCCTTCTTGATGAACCAACGGTAGGAATTGATCCGGCATTACGGCAGAGAATCTGGAGCACGTTTGAAGATTTGCGCAGGAAAGGTGTTTTAATCCTTGTAACTACTCATGTCATGGACGAAGCTGAAAGGTGCTCAAGGTTAGGGATGATTCGAAACGGCCGTCTTATAGCAGTAGGAACACCGGAAGAAATAAAAGCTAGAACGGAAAGCCATACAATTGAACAGGCGTTTCTATCTTACGGGGGTGAGTAA
- a CDS encoding DUF1385 domain-containing protein gives MADTNKPAYGGQAVVEGVMFQGKHTSVTAIRRKDDSIEYLEVPKQPKPIRTKLKKIPFLRGVVAIIDASGNGTKHLNFSSERYDVDPAEDNEVLGKEEPSKMTLLLGAAAIGVISFAFVKTIFTLLPALAAASLEFMFPGHVVQNLIEGFIKLILLLGYIYFISLTPIVKRVFQYHGAEHKVINTYEAGLPITVENVQKQSRLHYRCGSSFILFTVVIGVFIYLLVPSDPLWERLLYRVLLIPVVLGVSFEVLQLTNKVREIPVLRGLGYPGLWVQLLTTKNPDDKQVDVAIHSFKEMLSRDKQREEDNSSTKVV, from the coding sequence TTGGCAGATACTAACAAGCCTGCATATGGTGGGCAAGCAGTTGTTGAAGGAGTTATGTTTCAAGGAAAACATACTTCCGTAACTGCTATTCGGCGCAAGGATGATTCAATTGAATACCTTGAGGTACCAAAACAGCCGAAACCAATTCGAACGAAACTAAAAAAGATTCCGTTTCTCCGTGGCGTCGTGGCGATCATTGATGCAAGTGGAAATGGTACCAAACATCTAAACTTTTCTAGTGAACGATATGATGTGGATCCAGCTGAAGACAATGAGGTGCTTGGCAAAGAGGAACCCTCAAAAATGACACTATTGTTAGGGGCAGCTGCTATTGGAGTCATCTCATTTGCATTCGTTAAAACGATTTTCACCTTACTACCCGCACTAGCAGCCGCTTCTCTGGAATTTATGTTCCCAGGTCATGTTGTTCAGAACTTAATAGAAGGATTCATTAAGCTCATCCTTCTCCTTGGCTACATCTATTTTATTTCGTTAACACCGATTGTGAAGCGAGTTTTCCAGTACCACGGGGCTGAGCATAAAGTTATTAATACCTATGAGGCAGGGCTGCCGATTACTGTTGAAAATGTTCAGAAGCAGTCTCGCCTTCATTACCGATGCGGAAGTAGCTTCATATTGTTTACAGTTGTTATTGGCGTGTTTATTTATCTACTAGTACCTTCCGACCCATTGTGGGAAAGGTTACTGTATCGTGTTTTGCTAATACCAGTCGTTCTTGGTGTTTCATTTGAAGTCCTTCAGCTAACTAATAAAGTAAGGGAAATACCGGTGCTTAGAGGGCTAGGTTATCCTGGTTTATGGGTTCAGCTCTTAACGACAAAGAACCCTGATGATAAGCAAGTCGATGTTGCAATCCACTCCTTTAAAGAAATGCTTTCTCGCGATAAACAACGAGAGGAAGATAATTCAAGTACAAAAGTTGTTTAA
- a CDS encoding M24 family metallopeptidase, producing MERIEKLRQSFKEYDIDAMLITSASNRRYISQFTGSSGVVLVTENQAKFITDFRYIDQAEEQAKGFEIIQHKGPIIDEVSKVANELGVKKLGFEEAQLTYQVFKAYETRVECSLIPISGLIEKQRMIKDAGELKVLKEATEIADAAFQHITNYIRTGITELDVSNELEFFMRKNGATSSSFDIIVASGVRSALPHGVASDKVIEKNELITLDFGAYYKGYCSDITRTVAVGDPGEELKGVYHTVLEAQLKAMEQIKPGMSGKEADAISRDIITAKGFGDYFGHSLGHGVGLEVHEGPGLSAKSNTVLEPGMVVTVEPGIYLSGKGGVRIEDDTVITETGNEKLSHSTKELLILGE from the coding sequence GTGGAACGTATTGAGAAATTACGTCAGTCATTTAAAGAATATGATATCGATGCTATGTTAATTACTTCAGCTAGCAATCGCAGGTACATATCTCAATTTACCGGAAGCTCCGGCGTGGTCCTCGTAACAGAGAATCAAGCGAAATTTATTACAGATTTCCGCTATATTGATCAGGCAGAAGAACAGGCAAAAGGGTTTGAGATCATACAACATAAAGGCCCGATCATTGACGAAGTTTCTAAAGTAGCTAACGAGCTAGGTGTAAAGAAGCTTGGTTTTGAAGAAGCCCAGCTTACATATCAGGTATTTAAAGCATATGAAACTAGAGTTGAATGTTCGCTTATCCCGATTAGCGGCCTTATTGAAAAGCAACGAATGATTAAAGATGCTGGCGAATTGAAAGTGTTAAAAGAAGCAACTGAAATTGCAGATGCTGCTTTTCAACACATCACTAACTATATTCGTACCGGTATAACTGAGCTCGATGTTTCAAACGAGCTTGAATTTTTTATGAGAAAAAATGGTGCAACGTCGTCTTCTTTTGATATTATAGTGGCGTCAGGTGTTCGCTCTGCTCTTCCGCACGGGGTTGCAAGTGATAAAGTAATTGAAAAAAACGAATTGATTACGCTTGATTTCGGTGCTTACTACAAAGGCTATTGCTCTGATATTACTCGTACAGTAGCAGTTGGAGATCCCGGTGAAGAATTGAAAGGCGTTTATCATACTGTTCTTGAAGCTCAGTTAAAAGCAATGGAGCAAATCAAGCCGGGTATGAGCGGGAAAGAAGCAGACGCAATCTCTCGTGATATCATTACAGCTAAAGGTTTTGGAGACTACTTTGGTCACTCACTTGGTCATGGCGTTGGCCTAGAAGTACATGAAGGCCCGGGTCTTTCTGCAAAATCTAACACCGTACTTGAGCCGGGGATGGTTGTAACCGTTGAACCAGGTATTTATTTGTCTGGTAAAGGCGGGGTTAGAATAGAAGACGATACTGTAATTACTGAAACCGGGAACGAAAAGTTATCTCATTCCACTAAGGAATTGCTGATTCTCGGCGAATAA
- the spoIIIAE gene encoding stage III sporulation protein AE, translating into MPYIARILLVLLFLFFPLFGSTSLVFAQDGEEEEPVSGQLVDKQLNSLGLQEIQAYWNEVIEEYGGFLPESQKGSFLEFVKGEKQFSLKAYFIGFLKFLFHELLVHGKLLGSLILLTIFSILLQNMQNAFEHKAVSTVAYAITYMVLIILALNSFHVAIQYTENAIANMMGFLLALIPLLLALMASVGGVASVAFFHPIVLFLVNTGGLLIQKFVLPMLFLSAVLAIVSTISEHYKVSQLSNLIRNIAIGTLGVFFAIFLGVISVQGATTAVADGITIRTAKFVTGNFIPVVGRMFTDATDTVLSASVLLKNTVGLAGVVILLMICAFPALKVLALVLIYNIAAAVIQPLGGGPIIQSLNVISKSILFIFAALAIVSLMFFLAVTIIIASGNITLMVR; encoded by the coding sequence ATGCCTTATATTGCGAGGATTTTGCTGGTGCTTCTATTCCTCTTTTTTCCTTTGTTTGGCTCCACTTCACTTGTGTTTGCGCAAGATGGTGAGGAAGAAGAGCCGGTTTCTGGTCAATTAGTAGACAAGCAGTTAAACTCCCTAGGATTACAGGAGATCCAGGCTTACTGGAACGAAGTAATCGAAGAGTATGGTGGTTTCTTACCGGAGAGTCAGAAAGGATCCTTTCTTGAATTTGTAAAAGGAGAGAAACAGTTCTCATTAAAGGCTTATTTTATCGGGTTTTTAAAATTCCTTTTTCATGAATTACTTGTTCACGGGAAGCTTCTAGGAAGTCTGATTTTATTAACAATTTTTAGTATCCTTCTGCAGAACATGCAAAATGCGTTCGAGCATAAAGCTGTTAGTACAGTTGCTTATGCGATTACCTACATGGTATTGATTATTCTGGCGTTGAACAGTTTCCATGTGGCTATCCAATATACAGAGAACGCAATCGCAAATATGATGGGGTTTCTTTTAGCGTTAATTCCTTTATTACTGGCTTTAATGGCATCCGTTGGCGGGGTAGCATCAGTTGCTTTCTTTCATCCTATCGTATTGTTTCTAGTGAACACAGGGGGGCTGCTCATTCAAAAATTTGTACTACCAATGCTATTTCTTTCTGCGGTTCTAGCGATTGTCAGCACCATTAGTGAGCATTATAAAGTATCGCAGCTGTCCAACCTTATCCGTAACATTGCTATTGGGACCCTGGGTGTATTCTTTGCCATATTTCTTGGTGTGATATCAGTTCAGGGGGCTACAACTGCAGTAGCTGATGGAATCACAATCCGAACAGCGAAGTTTGTAACTGGGAATTTCATCCCAGTTGTTGGGAGGATGTTCACAGATGCAACGGATACGGTACTAAGCGCTTCTGTTCTCCTGAAAAACACAGTGGGACTAGCTGGTGTTGTCATTCTATTGATGATCTGCGCTTTTCCCGCGCTAAAGGTGCTAGCACTTGTGCTCATTTATAACATCGCAGCAGCAGTCATACAGCCATTAGGCGGGGGACCGATCATACAATCATTAAACGTTATTTCAAAAAGTATTCTATTTATTTTTGCGGCATTAGCGATTGTATCTCTTATGTTCTTCCTGGCAGTTACGATTATCATAGCTTCCGGAAATATCACGCTAATGGTGCGCTAA
- the spoIIIAD gene encoding stage III sporulation protein AD: protein MDIIQIVGLGLIATFLVIVVKEQKPVFAFTITVFTGTLIFLYLIGEIQHIIQMLESLAARANVELVYVETVLKIIGIAYIAEFGAQIVRDAGQGAIASKIELAGKLLILTMAIPILTLIIETVLKLLPS, encoded by the coding sequence ATTGATATTATTCAAATAGTTGGTCTGGGTTTGATCGCAACCTTCCTAGTCATTGTAGTGAAAGAACAAAAACCTGTATTTGCGTTTACCATCACAGTGTTCACAGGCACTTTAATCTTCCTATATTTAATTGGAGAAATACAACATATTATTCAAATGCTAGAAAGTCTGGCGGCAAGGGCCAATGTTGAGCTTGTATATGTAGAAACAGTACTCAAAATCATTGGTATTGCTTATATTGCGGAGTTTGGCGCACAAATTGTTCGAGATGCAGGCCAGGGGGCAATCGCTTCAAAAATAGAATTGGCAGGGAAGCTACTTATCCTAACGATGGCGATTCCGATTTTAACATTGATTATTGAGACGGTCCTAAAGCTGCTGCCGTCCTAG
- the spoIIIAC gene encoding stage III sporulation protein AC, with amino-acid sequence MNHDVNTIFQIAGIGIIVAMLHTILKQMGKEEYAQWVTLIGFIVVLYMVITIIDDLFQKIRGVFLFQG; translated from the coding sequence ATGAATCATGATGTGAATACGATATTTCAAATTGCTGGCATCGGTATTATTGTTGCTATGCTTCATACGATTCTTAAACAAATGGGGAAAGAGGAGTATGCACAGTGGGTAACACTTATTGGATTTATTGTTGTGTTGTACATGGTAATCACAATCATTGATGACCTTTTTCAGAAAATACGGGGAGTCTTTCTTTTCCAGGGCTAG
- a CDS encoding SA1362 family protein — protein MSGRVVQPLIYLVIGLAVIGFIWKLFTNPMGLFTQLLITAAIAMLIIFIVRKVMAKRMGKQSSAYQKAAKQSSNMQKKKSTPRRNASHLRVIPSKRLMPRKRALQDNKKQNPFTVIEGRKGKKKNRALF, from the coding sequence TTGTCAGGCCGTGTTGTTCAACCTCTTATTTATCTCGTTATTGGTCTTGCCGTAATCGGCTTTATCTGGAAGCTATTCACTAATCCTATGGGGCTTTTTACTCAGCTGCTGATTACCGCTGCGATCGCTATGCTCATTATTTTCATTGTTAGAAAGGTTATGGCGAAAAGAATGGGGAAGCAATCGTCAGCATATCAGAAAGCTGCAAAACAATCTTCTAATATGCAAAAGAAGAAAAGTACACCACGTAGAAACGCATCTCATCTGCGTGTTATTCCATCGAAACGGCTTATGCCAAGAAAACGTGCTTTACAGGATAATAAAAAACAAAATCCATTTACTGTCATTGAAGGTCGTAAAGGAAAAAAGAAAAACAGAGCTTTATTTTAA
- the efp gene encoding elongation factor P, translated as MISVNDLKTGLTIEVENGIWTVMDFQHVKPGKGAAFVRTKLRNLRTGGIQEKTFRAGEKVAKAHIENRKMQYLYASGDMHTFMDTTNYEQVELPAEQIAYELKFLKENMEISIRTYGEETIGVELPNTVELVVTETEPGIKGDTASGGTKPATVETGLTVQVPFFVNQGDVLIIDTTKGEYVSRG; from the coding sequence ATGATTTCTGTTAACGATTTAAAAACAGGGCTAACAATTGAAGTAGAAAACGGCATTTGGACGGTTATGGACTTCCAGCATGTTAAACCTGGTAAAGGTGCCGCTTTCGTGAGAACGAAACTACGTAATTTACGTACAGGCGGGATTCAAGAAAAAACATTCCGTGCAGGTGAAAAAGTAGCGAAAGCACACATTGAAAACCGTAAAATGCAGTACCTTTATGCGAGCGGTGATATGCATACGTTTATGGATACAACAAATTACGAGCAGGTTGAACTTCCTGCTGAACAGATTGCATATGAATTGAAGTTCTTGAAGGAAAATATGGAAATTTCAATTCGTACGTATGGAGAAGAAACCATCGGAGTTGAATTACCGAACACGGTTGAACTTGTCGTTACTGAAACAGAGCCAGGAATCAAGGGTGATACAGCTTCAGGCGGAACAAAGCCAGCAACAGTAGAAACTGGTTTAACAGTTCAGGTGCCATTCTTTGTCAACCAGGGTGATGTTTTGATCATCGATACAACAAAAGGGGAATATGTTTCCAGGGGTTAA
- the aroQ gene encoding type II 3-dehydroquinate dehydratase encodes MKTFYVLNGPNLNRLGKREPGVYGNETLEVVEHRLAELANEKGVTAIFKQSNHEGDLIDWIHEAENADGIIMNPGAFTHYSYAIRDAIASVPVPVVEVHISNVHKRESFRHNSVISPVTEGQIVGFGTKGYELALLSFL; translated from the coding sequence ATGAAAACATTCTACGTACTTAATGGACCAAATTTGAATAGGCTTGGCAAACGTGAGCCCGGGGTATATGGCAACGAAACTCTCGAAGTGGTTGAACATCGACTTGCTGAACTAGCTAATGAAAAAGGGGTAACTGCTATTTTTAAACAATCCAATCATGAAGGTGATTTAATTGATTGGATACATGAAGCAGAAAACGCTGATGGGATCATTATGAATCCTGGAGCTTTTACTCACTATAGTTATGCCATTCGCGATGCGATTGCCAGTGTTCCTGTACCGGTAGTGGAAGTACATATTTCAAATGTACATAAGCGTGAGTCGTTTCGACATAATTCAGTTATTTCACCAGTAACCGAAGGTCAAATTGTTGGTTTTGGAACGAAAGGCTACGAACTTGCCCTGCTTTCATTCTTATAA
- a CDS encoding DUF2619 domain-containing protein has translation MLQSILVMGVLRILSGTIEITAAILILIVNDLRTAMMINAILAVVGPFILLLTMSVGLIGLAGDLSVLKIILIILGVAFILLGMLS, from the coding sequence ATGCTTCAATCAATCCTTGTAATGGGAGTGTTACGGATCCTATCAGGTACTATTGAAATCACCGCTGCTATTTTGATCCTGATTGTAAATGACCTCCGTACTGCCATGATGATCAATGCCATACTGGCTGTCGTTGGTCCGTTTATTTTACTCCTAACCATGTCGGTGGGGTTAATTGGGCTAGCAGGCGATCTATCTGTTTTGAAAATTATCCTTATTATCTTAGGTGTTGCTTTTATACTTCTCGGAATGCTCTCTTAG
- a CDS encoding ABC transporter permease, which translates to MRINAVIIRILRQFIRDKRTMALMIVAPILILTMLSLVFNGEDLELKVGELGLPDRVVQKMEENNAKVIEVEESEIPRYIKEEDFDAVIDFRSSEKTVYIEGSDPSINRAILELVKTSAAVGSIETDLAVEYTYGSSDMTAFDHFGPVLVGFFIFFFVFLIAGVSFLRERTQGTLERLLASPIKRSELVSGYVLGFGLFTLLQSAIIALYSVYVIDLKMEGSFLYILLITLLLALSALTLGTLLSAFAKNELQMIQFIPLVVVPQIFFSGLFNLDTISVYLSWIGPLTPLYYGADALRNVMIKGQGFTDIWLDLVALIGFSLVFITLNIQALKKHRRT; encoded by the coding sequence GTGAGGATTAATGCTGTTATCATCCGCATCTTAAGACAGTTCATTCGTGATAAACGTACAATGGCATTGATGATTGTCGCTCCTATACTCATCCTGACTATGCTGTCTCTCGTTTTTAATGGAGAGGACCTTGAGTTAAAGGTTGGGGAGCTGGGTTTGCCTGATCGAGTGGTTCAGAAGATGGAAGAAAATAATGCGAAGGTTATAGAGGTTGAAGAATCGGAAATTCCCCGGTATATAAAAGAGGAGGATTTCGATGCTGTTATTGATTTTAGGAGTAGTGAAAAAACAGTTTATATTGAGGGAAGCGACCCTTCAATCAATAGAGCTATTCTAGAACTTGTCAAAACAAGCGCAGCAGTAGGTAGTATTGAAACGGATCTAGCTGTTGAGTACACCTATGGGTCAAGTGATATGACGGCATTTGATCACTTTGGTCCTGTTTTAGTTGGCTTCTTTATTTTTTTCTTTGTTTTCCTAATAGCTGGAGTTTCATTCTTAAGGGAGCGAACACAAGGAACACTGGAGCGTCTCCTGGCAAGTCCGATTAAACGCTCTGAACTCGTGAGTGGTTATGTCCTTGGCTTTGGACTTTTTACTTTGCTACAATCAGCAATCATTGCCTTATATAGTGTTTACGTCATTGATTTGAAGATGGAAGGATCGTTTCTTTATATTCTTCTGATTACACTGTTACTTGCATTGAGTGCACTTACACTTGGTACTTTACTTTCAGCTTTTGCGAAAAATGAGCTTCAAATGATTCAATTTATCCCGCTTGTCGTAGTTCCACAAATTTTCTTTTCGGGTCTCTTTAACCTGGATACTATTTCAGTTTATTTAAGTTGGATTGGTCCATTAACGCCTCTCTATTATGGAGCAGATGCGCTTCGGAATGTTATGATTAAAGGACAGGGCTTCACCGATATTTGGCTCGATTTAGTGGCGTTAATTGGATTTTCACTCGTGTTTATCACTTTGAATATCCAAGCGCTCAAAAAACATCGTCGCACTTAG
- the spoIIIAB gene encoding stage III sporulation protein SpoIIIAB, with product MKLLGAVLIILASTWAGIEWSRTVSERSRQLRQLKAALQSLEAEIVYGMTPLSMACGHICRQVGHPISWFFDSFRKKLDAGHTTAYEAWIESIEEVWKYTAFKQEEKEIMKQLGATIGQQDREHEQKQLKLALIHLEREELEARNNQMKYERMFKSLGLLGGILLVILLI from the coding sequence ATGAAGCTCCTGGGAGCGGTACTAATCATTTTAGCGAGTACTTGGGCAGGGATTGAGTGGTCAAGAACAGTAAGCGAACGTTCTAGACAACTAAGACAACTAAAAGCGGCACTTCAATCATTAGAAGCAGAAATAGTTTATGGAATGACCCCATTAAGCATGGCGTGTGGTCATATTTGTAGACAGGTTGGTCATCCTATTTCGTGGTTTTTTGATTCGTTCAGAAAAAAGCTTGATGCCGGGCATACAACTGCTTATGAAGCGTGGATTGAAAGCATAGAAGAAGTTTGGAAATACACAGCATTTAAGCAGGAAGAAAAGGAAATTATGAAGCAGCTTGGAGCTACTATTGGTCAGCAGGATCGGGAGCATGAGCAAAAGCAGTTAAAACTTGCATTGATTCATCTTGAAAGAGAAGAACTTGAAGCAAGAAATAACCAAATGAAGTATGAACGAATGTTTAAAAGCCTCGGACTACTTGGGGGGATTCTTCTTGTCATACTTTTGATTTAG
- the spoIIIAA gene encoding stage III sporulation protein AA produces MEEVLRVLPEGVKRIINHYSESERVAIEEIRIRINRPLEIMISSKPDFPKLDGRDYVVSKDEAAQMINKLSQYSLYALEEELKKGYITIQGGHRVGLAGKVVTANGHVKAIRDIASFNIRIAKQKLGIAGPLVSYLYAGGWMNTIILGPPQTGKTTMLRDLTRIMAEGDERRRIPSSKVGIVDERSEIAGCVHGIPQHRLGHRVDVLDACPKAEGMMMMVRSMSPDIIVVDEIGRPEDSEAISEAVNAGIHLVVTVHGQSIDDLYRRPSIQGLVRSGVFDRIVELSRADGPGTIKAIKDKSGREIRRKKVM; encoded by the coding sequence GTGGAAGAAGTTCTTCGTGTGCTGCCAGAAGGTGTGAAGCGAATAATCAATCACTATTCAGAATCCGAACGAGTGGCAATAGAAGAAATTCGAATCCGTATCAATCGTCCGCTTGAAATCATGATAAGTAGCAAACCAGACTTCCCTAAGTTAGATGGAAGAGATTACGTTGTCTCCAAAGATGAGGCAGCACAAATGATCAATAAACTTAGTCAGTACTCGTTATACGCGCTAGAAGAAGAATTAAAAAAAGGTTATATCACCATTCAAGGTGGGCATCGAGTAGGACTTGCCGGCAAGGTCGTTACAGCGAATGGACATGTTAAGGCGATCAGAGACATCGCTTCTTTTAACATAAGGATAGCAAAACAAAAGCTAGGTATAGCTGGTCCCCTTGTCTCATATCTTTATGCAGGAGGATGGATGAATACGATTATCCTCGGTCCCCCTCAGACAGGAAAGACGACAATGTTACGAGATTTAACCAGAATCATGGCAGAAGGTGACGAGAGGAGAAGAATCCCATCATCTAAAGTGGGGATCGTTGATGAACGGTCTGAGATAGCTGGATGTGTTCACGGTATCCCTCAGCATCGCCTGGGTCATCGTGTAGACGTTCTTGATGCCTGTCCGAAAGCGGAAGGAATGATGATGATGGTACGCTCCATGAGCCCGGATATTATAGTGGTTGATGAGATTGGGAGACCTGAAGACAGCGAAGCAATAAGCGAGGCTGTAAATGCTGGTATACACCTTGTCGTTACTGTCCATGGTCAATCGATAGACGATTTATACAGGCGACCAAGCATCCAGGGATTAGTCCGTTCAGGAGTCTTTGATCGAATTGTTGAACTTTCACGAGCCGATGGGCCAGGCACGATTAAAGCGATTAAGGATAAGAGTGGAAGAGAAATCCGTCGTAAAAAGGTGATGTAG
- a CDS encoding YqhR family membrane protein — MEKKDQNHDQELEQNKQEQPLSFASKVVTIGIAGGLFWGLIGYLTYLFKFTKVPPSLILSPWALGEWKNQHLGQWIGILAIGLISILVAFLYKVTLVKINNMLAGLVYGAVLWLIVFYLLNPMFSDLPSLMKLDKNTVITTICLYLLYGVFIGYSISFEYHENQQARVSYSNK; from the coding sequence ATGGAAAAAAAAGATCAAAACCATGATCAGGAGCTTGAACAAAATAAACAGGAACAGCCGCTCTCTTTTGCTTCTAAAGTGGTTACAATTGGGATTGCCGGTGGGTTATTCTGGGGACTGATAGGGTACCTGACCTATTTATTTAAATTTACAAAGGTACCTCCGTCGCTGATTCTTTCACCGTGGGCACTTGGAGAGTGGAAGAATCAGCATTTAGGTCAGTGGATTGGCATACTCGCTATTGGTCTTATCTCGATCCTTGTCGCCTTTCTTTATAAAGTGACACTAGTGAAAATCAATAATATGCTTGCAGGACTTGTGTACGGTGCAGTTCTCTGGTTAATTGTATTTTACTTGTTGAATCCAATGTTTTCAGACCTACCGTCTTTAATGAAGCTGGATAAGAACACGGTGATTACTACCATTTGTCTTTACTTGCTTTATGGTGTTTTTATCGGTTATTCAATTTCATTTGAATACCACGAAAACCAGCAGGCTCGAGTTTCCTATTCAAACAAATGA
- a CDS encoding TetR/AcrR family transcriptional regulator, giving the protein MNMNNREINRLLSTDSQGDDLTEKQKRIVESAIEMFSEKGFSASSTSEIARRAGVAEGTIFRHYKTKKDLLLAIVTPVMSNLVAPFIVRDLDKVLKQEYEHYEDFLKAMVRNRHDFIRRHLPIVKILIQEIPFQEELRSQFINLVAKDIYRRFEKIVIHFQEKGELIQVPPSSVIRLSISSIIGFFFARYIFLPENEWNEEEEINITIQFIMNGFKAR; this is encoded by the coding sequence ATGAACATGAACAACCGTGAGATCAATCGCCTTCTCAGCACAGACTCACAAGGCGACGACTTAACAGAAAAACAAAAGCGAATTGTCGAATCAGCTATTGAAATGTTCTCAGAAAAAGGATTTTCTGCGTCTTCAACGAGTGAGATTGCCAGGCGTGCTGGAGTGGCAGAAGGCACAATTTTCAGGCATTACAAAACAAAAAAGGATTTGCTACTGGCCATTGTTACTCCAGTGATGAGTAATCTCGTCGCTCCTTTTATCGTGAGAGATCTCGATAAGGTTTTAAAGCAGGAGTACGAGCATTATGAGGATTTTCTTAAAGCGATGGTAAGAAACAGACATGATTTTATCAGGAGACATTTACCTATCGTCAAAATTTTGATCCAGGAAATTCCATTTCAAGAAGAACTCAGATCTCAGTTTATTAATCTTGTGGCGAAAGATATCTACCGACGTTTTGAGAAGATCGTCATCCACTTTCAAGAAAAGGGGGAACTTATTCAGGTCCCCCCATCATCTGTTATTAGACTATCGATCTCATCAATTATTGGTTTTTTCTTTGCAAGGTATATCTTTCTCCCGGAAAACGAATGGAATGAAGAAGAAGAAATTAACATCACTATCCAATTTATTATGAATGGTTTTAAGGCAAGATGA